GCTATGGGGCGTGGCTTTTAAAACAAGAGAGCTCACTACAGGAATGATAGTGATGGATAAAACTAAAGTGCCTAAAAGTGCATACACAATGCTTTGCGCTAAAGGCCTAAACATCTTGCCCTCTAACCCCTGTAAGGTTAAAATCGGCACAAAAAACACAATAATAATCACCACCCCACTCACCACTGAAACAGCGATTTCTTTGCATGAGCGATAGATCGCATGGAGTTTAGTGGTCTTAGTGTTAGCGCTTAATGTTTCAAAAGCGTTTTCCACCACCACCACGGCTGAGTCAATGAGCATGCCTATAGCAATAATCAACCCCCCTAAACTCATCAAGTTTAAAGTCAGATCGCTAATCTTAATAAAAATAAACGCCACGGACAAGCTTAAAGGTAAAATCACTCCCACAGCCACGCTCGCTCTCAAATTCCCTAAAAATAAAAAGAGCGTGATGACGATTAAAACAACGGCTTCAATGAGCGTTTTAGAAACGGTGGCAATGGCTTTTTGCGTGAATTCAGAGCGATCATAAAAAACATTAAGGGACACGCCGCTCGGTAAAAGGGGTTTTAATTCTTCTAATTTTTGATACACTTGAGTGATGATTTCTTTCGTGTTAGCTTCTTTTAAAGAAAGCACCAAGCCCTCTGTGGTCTCACCCGTGCCATCTTTAGTAACAAACCCTAATCGGGTGCGAGACTGGCTGATGACTTTTGCAAAATCCTTAATGTGCAAATGCCCTAAATTAGTGGAAACGGTGATTTTGCCAATGTCTTCTAAACTCAAAGAAGCGGTTTGGATTTTGACCAAAAAGGTTTCGCCATCTCTATCCACGCGCCCTGCACCGCTGTTTCTTAAATTCACTCTTACAGCCTCTTCCAAATCAGAAATGCTTATCCCAAGCCTCGCCATGTCATTAAAATCTGGCACAATCACAAACGCTCTGCTAAAGCCTCCAATAGAATTGACATCCGCCACGCCGCTAATCATTCTTAATTGCGGGCGGATCACAAAGTCTAAAAGCTGTCGTTTTTCTATCTCGGTGATATTGCCATCAATGGTGAACATAAAGATGTCTGATAACGGCGTAACAATGGGTGCCATGCCCCCTTCAACCCCCACGGGTAAATCTTTCATCACGCTGCTCAAGCGTTCATTAACAATGTTTCTGGCTAAATAAATATCCACGCTGTCATCAAAATCTATCGTAATGTCTGAAATAGAATATTTTGAAATACTTCTTAAAGATTTTTGCCCTTTTAGCCCTAAAAGCTCCAATTCTAAAGGGCGCACGATGTTGTTTTCCATTTCTTCAGGGCTAGAGCCAGGGAGTTTTAAAATGATTTTAACTTGAGTGGGCGAAATATCCGGGAAAGCGTCCACTGGAGTGTTGATAAAACTATAAGTCCCAAAAAACAAAACAAGAATCGCACAAACAATCACGATCACTCGCTGGCGTAAGGAAAATTCAATAATGGAAGCGAGCATTATTCTATTCTTCCCCTAATCCGTTGATCAAGCCTTTTAACCCTATCAATGACCCCACTGCTACGCTGTCATTAGGGTGTAAATTTTTAGCATTCACGATAAAAATCTTGCTGCGCTCTTCTAAAACTTGAACCGCCACAGGCCTAAAACCTTTAGGCGTCCTTACAAACACCAGGTAATCTTTCCCGTTTCTGATTAAAGCGTTTGAAGGGATCAAAACCGAGCCTTTAGGCTGTGAGCCTTGAATATACATTTCTACCATTTCCCCCACATGGTAATTGCCCTCATCTAATAAAGCAGTGGCTAAAATCGTGTTAGATCCTTTGTCTAACACCACCGAAACGCTTTGAATCTTCCCGATTTTTTCCCCCTCTTCACTATAGACCGGTGAATCTCTTTTAATGGATTTAGAAACGCCTACAGGCAATTTGATTTGAGCGATCAGATCATCGCTTTTTGAAATACGCACATAGCTAGTGAAAGCTAAAATCTTCTCGCCCACATTTTTAGGCGCTAACGCTAAAAGACCGCTGTCTCTAGCCACAATCCTAAAACCATACTGCCCTTTAGGGTTTTTGGGATCCACGCCAAAGCTTTTAAACACGCTCTCTAATTGTTCCACCTTTAAGCCCATTTCTTTACTGGTTAGAAAGCTAGTTTGATACTCCCTTTTAGGGATCACCCCGGCCCTATAAAGCTCTAAATC
This region of Helicobacter pylori genomic DNA includes:
- a CDS encoding efflux RND transporter periplasmic adaptor subunit: MKRALLWLMLMGVFSIGVSLEAKEYPEIVLEEKNLQPMGLKVVKLDKEIFSKGLPFNAYIDFDSKSSVVQSLSFDASVVAVYKREGEQVKAGDAICEVSSIDLSNLYFELQNNQNKLKIAKDITKKDLELYRAGVIPKREYQTSFLTSKEMGLKVEQLESVFKSFGVDPKNPKGQYGFRIVARDSGLLALAPKNVGEKILAFTSYVRISKSDDLIAQIKLPVGVSKSIKRDSPVYSEEGEKIGKIQSVSVVLDKGSNTILATALLDEGNYHVGEMVEMYIQGSQPKGSVLIPSNALIRNGKDYLVFVRTPKGFRPVAVQVLEERSKIFIVNAKNLHPNDSVAVGSLIGLKGLINGLGEE